The following are encoded together in the Kribbella sp. CA-293567 genome:
- a CDS encoding MFS transporter yields MSPTFRALKVRNYRLYATGAIISNVGTWMQRVAQDWLVLELTHSGTALGIVTGLQFLPALLVSPYAGLIADRFPKRRVLTITQIAMGAVALFLGALTVFGLVEAWHVFALAFVFGIGTAFDAPTRQAFVVEMVGKDELSNAVGLNSASFNAARLIGPGLAGLLIHWIGTGPVIIINGLSYAAVILSLHLMRSSELHTPKVAARDKGMIRDGMRYLWRRPDLMMVLVTVFFAGCFGLNFQMTSALMAVSEFHKGAGEYGILGSILAIGSLAGALMAARRVRTRGRLVMGAALAFGVMVIVSGLMPTYLTFALVLPLVGFTALTMLTAANATMQLGIEPTMRGRVMALYMTVLMGGTPIGSPFIGWVGQEFGARWSLVVGGSLTLLGTIASVLYFSRRRGLAIRPHLLPRPRLDILSPTTDLLGEKSTLTGSSTPTAADSTAVAATPTEPVKPRVA; encoded by the coding sequence GTGAGCCCGACCTTCCGCGCGCTGAAAGTCCGCAACTACCGGCTCTACGCCACCGGTGCCATCATCTCCAACGTCGGCACCTGGATGCAGCGGGTCGCCCAGGACTGGCTGGTCCTGGAGCTGACCCATTCCGGCACCGCCCTCGGTATCGTCACCGGCCTGCAGTTCCTGCCCGCCCTGCTGGTCTCCCCGTACGCCGGGCTGATCGCCGACCGGTTCCCCAAGCGCCGGGTGCTCACCATCACCCAGATCGCGATGGGCGCCGTCGCGCTGTTCCTGGGCGCGCTGACCGTCTTCGGTCTGGTCGAGGCCTGGCACGTGTTCGCGCTGGCCTTCGTGTTCGGGATCGGTACGGCGTTCGACGCGCCGACCCGGCAGGCGTTCGTGGTCGAGATGGTCGGCAAGGACGAGTTGTCCAACGCCGTCGGCCTGAACTCGGCCTCGTTCAACGCGGCCCGGCTGATCGGCCCCGGCCTGGCCGGCCTGCTGATCCACTGGATCGGGACCGGGCCGGTGATCATCATCAACGGTCTGAGCTACGCGGCGGTGATCCTGTCGCTGCACCTGATGCGCTCCAGTGAGCTGCACACGCCCAAGGTGGCGGCCCGGGACAAGGGCATGATCCGGGACGGGATGCGCTACCTGTGGCGCCGTCCCGATCTGATGATGGTGCTGGTGACGGTGTTCTTCGCCGGCTGTTTCGGGCTGAACTTCCAGATGACGTCGGCGCTGATGGCGGTCAGCGAGTTCCACAAGGGCGCGGGGGAGTACGGCATCCTCGGCTCGATCCTGGCGATCGGCTCGTTGGCCGGTGCGCTGATGGCGGCCCGCCGGGTCCGCACCCGCGGCCGGCTGGTGATGGGCGCGGCCCTGGCCTTCGGGGTGATGGTCATCGTCAGCGGCCTGATGCCGACGTACCTGACCTTCGCGCTGGTGCTGCCGCTGGTCGGCTTCACCGCACTGACGATGCTCACCGCGGCGAACGCGACCATGCAGCTCGGGATCGAGCCGACCATGCGGGGCCGGGTGATGGCGCTCTACATGACCGTCCTGATGGGCGGCACCCCCATCGGCTCGCCGTTCATCGGCTGGGTCGGCCAGGAGTTCGGCGCCCGCTGGTCGCTGGTGGTCGGCGGCAGCCTGACCCTGCTCGGCACCATCGCCTCGGTGCTGTACTTCTCCCGTCGCCGGGGCCTGGCGATCCGCCCACACCTGCTGCCGCGGCCACGGCTGGACATCCTCAGCCCGACCACGGACCTGCTGGGCGAGAAGTCGACGCTGACCGGCTCGTCGACACCCACCGCCGCAGACTCCACTGCTGTAGCCGCCACGCCGACCGAACCAGTCAAGCCTCGCGTCGCTTAG